In Streptomyces puniciscabiei, a single genomic region encodes these proteins:
- a CDS encoding TetR/AcrR family transcriptional regulator: MKPVPHATSLRRAPVQRRSAERLTRILDACAELLDEVGYDDLSTRAVALRAGVPIGSVYRFFGNKRQMADALAQRNLERYTERVTERLRKADKGDWRAAMDAVLDEYLAMKRTAPGFSLVDFGNQIPVGARHAEPNTRVADRLTDLLSGYLGRTPDEDLRRVFLVAVESADTLVQLAFRTDPHGDEAIITETRELLRAYLGRVLD, from the coding sequence CGGCGCAGCGCCGAACGCCTGACCAGGATCCTCGACGCCTGCGCCGAACTCCTCGACGAGGTCGGCTACGACGACCTGAGCACCCGCGCCGTCGCCCTGCGCGCCGGCGTGCCCATCGGCTCCGTCTACCGGTTCTTCGGCAACAAGCGGCAGATGGCCGACGCCCTCGCCCAGCGCAATCTGGAGCGGTACACCGAGCGCGTCACCGAGCGGCTGAGGAAGGCGGACAAGGGCGACTGGCGGGCCGCGATGGACGCGGTCCTGGACGAGTACCTGGCCATGAAGCGCACCGCACCCGGCTTCTCCCTGGTCGACTTCGGCAACCAGATACCCGTCGGCGCCCGGCACGCCGAGCCCAACACGCGCGTCGCCGACCGCCTCACCGACCTGCTCTCCGGCTACCTCGGCCGGACCCCCGACGAGGACCTGCGCCGGGTCTTCCTGGTCGCCGTGGAGAGCGCGGACACCCTCGTCCAGCTGGCCTTCCGGACGGACCCGCACGGCGACGAGGCGATCATCACCGAGACCCGGGAGCTGCTGCGCGCGTATCTGGGGCGCGTGCTCGACTGA